The Ignavibacteriales bacterium sequence CATCATAACTTATCCCGATCCATTGATCGCCGGTTTTATATTTTAATACAGCCCGGTCTTTCCCCTTTGCAAAATCCTTTGTAATAATCTGAAAAAGTTGCGGAATGGTCTTGAAATCTTTATAGATAGCCATACAATTTTCCCTCAAAATTTAAATTCAAGATAAGGCGGTAAGCCAAAATATGCAAACAGAAGAGAGCTATTAAATGTGGAGCCGGAATCGATTTAGAATTAATCCCGGCTCTGTTATGAATGGAATTTATTTATCGCTTTCGAGTGAGAGGATAATATAATCGTTTACGTATTTGTTATAATCAGTATCTGCATTTAGAAGTAGTCTTTCTCCATCAACATTTTCTTCCCAGGTCCAATGTACTGAGGGAAGTTCAATTTTAATTCTTTCGTCAACTCCGAGCTCAATTTTTTTCAAAGAAAACATTCGGCTGTCTGCAACACCTTGACAAATTACTAATTGAATTGTGTATTTATTATTCTCTTTTTTGATCGGTGCTCCAAGGATAGAATAAAATACCTTTTTTTCTCTGCTTTTTTGTGATTCATTTAGAAGGCTCAACTTTTCGGGATTATAGATACGAAACGGAGCTGTAACTAATCCCGAATAAAAACTAGTGTTGAAATTTTCTTCTCCCCCTTTGGTATTAATTTGAGAAAGCACTTTCAATGGTGAGTAAGTCCTCTTCATTAATATTTGGTCACCATTTTTGTTAGTTCTGATCCATTCCATACCCATCGAGAAATTTGTTTTAACCAGTTCTGATAACTTTGCTAAAAATTGGAAGTTCGATAGATTATAGACCTCAGCAGGGTCATAAGTATCTTCATTCACATCGCTCAACAGACGTTCACGTTTACTAGTCACTAGCTTTTCCTCATTTCGAGAACATTTTATATTCATTTTTAAAGTCGGAAATTCGTTTTCCCAAATCTTTAACTCTTCATCTTTCTCTAATTTGATTTTTACTAAACATTCATCGAAGGTGATTTCATAATTAAACCGGTTCGGAGATTCCACTGATTTTTTCTTGTAAAGATTATATTTGCAATATAAGAGCACTGAATCTGTACCAGCTTTCTGTGGGGAAAAACTGAAATCTACAATTTTATCTGCTGTATCAAATTCATTGTCTTTCGAAATTAATTTCAGATATTCTTGTTCATCTAGCTTGAGGGGTCGATTCTTTGCATTCAACCAGAAATACTCCGAAAATGAGTTAAAGAATGAGGAATTTAAGTTGGCAGAAACACCAAACAATCCGGACCTTCCCCAATAAAATGACCCGGTGATAAATCCACTTTCATTTTGCTCTCTGGAATAAGCCGTCTGACCAAAATCAGATTTGCTCTCAATTTTTATTCCAATTAAATATTTGGTATAATCTTTTTTTTGTGCGGATACACAAATATTAATAAGTATAATGACTACAAATATTTTTTTCATTTTTAGCTCCCGTTTCTTGTTTTGATTACATCTGCGTCGGTAATTTTCACAGTACGCAAACTCATTAGATAATGCAGATAAGCTTTTTGTGATGATTCTTCAATCAACTCTTTCTTCCCGGGAGTTAAAGAGTTGTTCTTTACATTTTGGTTCTGTGCAATTGGTATTTCTTTTTGAACAAAGACAGTGTCGACTCTGACTTCGTTTTTAGTGATATATGTTTGTGCCGGTTTGTTTGTGATCATGATGACTAAAAGGATCACAGCCGCAGCGGCACTTGTGTAAAATCCAACTTTGTAGATGACATTTTGTTTTGATGGTTTGTTCATAATATGAGAAATATTCTTAGAACAAAATTCTCTCGATCTTTCTTTCATGAGTAAATAGTCAGATAAAGTTTTTCGGCATTCGGCACATTCGGCAAGATGGGCGAACAATTCTGTTTGATCTCCTATAGGCAATTCACCATCTGCAAATAGATTTATTTCATATTCATAATGTTTCATAGTAACCTCTACTCTAAATATTTTCTAAGATGCTTTCTCACACGGAAGAGTTTCACTTTTATGTTATCGACTGTAACACCAAGTATCAAAGCCATTTCATGGTACGTATGGCATTCATAATCTCTTAAGTAAATAAGTTCATACTCTTCTGCAGTTAGTTTATCAAGGGCGTCATTTAAAGAAATTTTTGTTTCGATGCTGGATTCGTTCGCTTCGATAAAATTATCATCTAATGTTTCGGTTTTGCTTGATCTTCCGTTCAGTTTTTTTAGACAATAGTTCCGTGTAATGGTGAGAAGCCATGTTTTGTAACTGCAGTCCCCCCTAAAATTCTCTTCATTTTTTATATAACGGATAAAGACTTCCTGAACGGCATCTTTCGCTTCATCATGATCTTTAAGAATGCTCATTGAATAATTGAGGACATCGTTCGAGTAAGAGTTGAATAATTCCGTAACCGATTTATCTTTGCTGATCATAACCCCAACTAAAATAAATGAGCTTTACAATTAGACCCCATTAGGAATGAAATGTTACAAGCAGTTTTTAGTTAGCCCAGACATCGCCATCAACAACCGGAGTAACACATACCATCGGTTTTTCCGGTACGTGAAATTTTTCGAATATTTCTTCAAATAATTTGTATTGCAGTCCTTGCGATTCAATCTTTGAAAATTTTTTATATGACATGAATTCGCCCCTTTTATTTTGAGGCGCATCAAAATGATATGAGTTAGAAAAATCTTCTTTTGCTTGTTCTTTCAAAAATTTAATTTTTTCTTCATCGCTTCCATCCTGTTGATAAGCTTTGCATTTGTAAGCGGTGACAATATTCTTATCAATGATCAGATATATATTTAAAATTGTTTCTTGCAATTTATTTCCCTTCTAATTTATGTTTATTCTTTAACGCAAAATAAAATAAGAATGATGCGAATACGAACGCAAGTTTGCATAACAAACTTTCGACCGCGGTTAAAAATGTCGGAATTGCGATTGCAAGGATCATTGAGGGTATAAATGTGAATAGGAAACCGAACAGAAATGTTCTTGTAAGAGATTTCTGAAGCGGATCTCTTTCCGCCCCCCATTTTTTGTTCAGAATTATAATTGAAAAGATAATTGGCAGATAATAAAAGATTCCGTATAACTCGCCCAATGGATAATGGTATGATGCATAAAGTACAGTACACTTTGTAACTGCAAATTGATCAAGCACGAACGGATAGTAAACGATGAAAAAGAGAGCCGGAATAA is a genomic window containing:
- a CDS encoding zf-HC2 domain-containing protein; protein product: MKHYEYEINLFADGELPIGDQTELFAHLAECAECRKTLSDYLLMKERSREFCSKNISHIMNKPSKQNVIYKVGFYTSAAAAVILLVIMITNKPAQTYITKNEVRVDTVFVQKEIPIAQNQNVKNNSLTPGKKELIEESSQKAYLHYLMSLRTVKITDADVIKTRNGS
- a CDS encoding sigma-70 family RNA polymerase sigma factor — protein: MISKDKSVTELFNSYSNDVLNYSMSILKDHDEAKDAVQEVFIRYIKNEENFRGDCSYKTWLLTITRNYCLKKLNGRSSKTETLDDNFIEANESSIETKISLNDALDKLTAEEYELIYLRDYECHTYHEMALILGVTVDNIKVKLFRVRKHLRKYLE